In one Salipiger abyssi genomic region, the following are encoded:
- a CDS encoding M24 family metallopeptidase has product MRQHRFQKDLPFSETEYERRLALTRAAMERAGIEVLLVTDPANMAWITAYDGWSFYVHQGVLVFPDADPVWWGRNQDTNGAIRTVWMGDDRVIGYADNYVQSTERHPMEDLAQRLIGMGLEGARLGVEMENYYFSAKAYQALAAALPDATLIDATALVNWQRGIKSAEEIAFMRKAAKISEKIVDGLLERVEPGVPKHQVVAEIQRDAILGVGDDWGDYASIVPLLPSGSDAAAPHLTWDGRPFNKGEATFFEIAGCYRRYHTPFCRTIFLGEPPEIFRSAEAALVEGLEAGLEAARAGNRACDIADALAAPLERAGIERGARCGYPIGLSYPPDWGERTISIRSEDETVLQPGMTFHFMPGLWMSDWGLEITESILITENGPAECFCDRPRQMFVKP; this is encoded by the coding sequence ATGCGCCAGCACCGATTCCAGAAAGACCTGCCGTTCAGCGAAACGGAATACGAGCGCCGCCTGGCGCTGACCCGTGCCGCCATGGAACGCGCCGGGATCGAAGTGCTGCTGGTCACCGACCCCGCCAATATGGCGTGGATCACCGCCTATGACGGCTGGTCCTTCTATGTCCATCAGGGCGTACTGGTGTTTCCCGACGCCGATCCGGTCTGGTGGGGCCGCAATCAGGACACCAACGGCGCCATCCGCACCGTCTGGATGGGCGACGACCGGGTGATCGGCTATGCCGACAACTACGTTCAGTCGACCGAGCGCCACCCGATGGAGGATCTCGCCCAGCGGCTCATCGGCATGGGGCTGGAGGGCGCACGGCTCGGCGTCGAGATGGAGAATTACTATTTCTCCGCCAAGGCCTATCAGGCGCTGGCTGCCGCCCTGCCCGATGCCACGCTGATCGACGCCACCGCGCTGGTGAACTGGCAGCGCGGCATCAAATCCGCCGAAGAGATCGCCTTTATGCGCAAGGCGGCAAAGATCTCCGAAAAGATCGTCGACGGTCTGCTGGAGCGGGTCGAGCCGGGCGTGCCGAAACACCAGGTTGTGGCCGAGATCCAGCGCGACGCGATCCTCGGCGTGGGCGACGACTGGGGCGATTACGCCTCCATCGTGCCGCTGCTGCCCTCGGGCTCCGATGCCGCCGCCCCGCATCTGACCTGGGACGGGCGCCCCTTCAACAAGGGCGAGGCCACGTTTTTCGAGATCGCCGGCTGCTACCGCCGCTATCACACGCCGTTCTGCCGCACGATCTTTCTCGGCGAGCCGCCGGAGATCTTCCGCAGCGCCGAGGCGGCGCTGGTCGAGGGGCTGGAGGCCGGGCTGGAAGCCGCCCGCGCCGGCAATCGCGCCTGCGACATCGCCGATGCGCTGGCCGCGCCGCTGGAGCGCGCCGGCATCGAACGCGGCGCACGCTGCGGCTATCCGATCGGTCTCTCCTACCCGCCGGACTGGGGCGAGCGCACGATCTCGATCCGCTCCGAGGACGAAACCGTGCTGCAACCCGGCATGACCTTTCACTTCATGCCCGGCCTCTGGATGTCCGACTGGGGGCTGGAAATCACCGAATCCATCCTGATCACCGAGAACGGCCCGGCGGAATGCTTCTGCGACCGCCCGCGCCAGATGTTCGTCAAACCTTAA
- a CDS encoding ABC transporter permease has product MNEVILTPVGEKPLSFTLPVLAAAGAFAGIFVGAANGSVVLGILAGAIIMAAIGFVAVTLLGEGSEKATRWGLVALFAIAGYLLGALPGAVVGLLFGWFFGWFAYWVGFGRYRAKLVPYLTPGQVLWHYSFRVICGAIFVFLITPILVVMPLSFNAENFFTFTPEMLRFDPDGYSLRHYRDFLTNPEWTRAVKNSLLIAPVATIISVSLGTLAAIGLSQSHVPGKRAIMAILISPMIVPLIISATGMYFFYSKIGIVGTYWGVVLAHAVLGIPFVIITVTATLVGFDRSLTRAAANMGADPITTFFRVQMPLILPGVISGGLFAFITSFDEVVVVLFIGSAELQTLPWQMFTGLREQISPTILAAATILVGISILLLASVEMLRRRSERLRGLSPG; this is encoded by the coding sequence ATGAACGAAGTGATCCTCACACCCGTGGGCGAAAAGCCCCTCTCCTTCACCCTTCCGGTGCTGGCCGCCGCAGGTGCCTTCGCAGGCATCTTCGTCGGCGCCGCCAACGGCTCGGTGGTGCTGGGCATCCTGGCCGGCGCGATCATCATGGCGGCGATCGGCTTTGTGGCGGTGACGCTGCTCGGCGAGGGCAGCGAAAAAGCCACCCGCTGGGGGCTGGTCGCGCTGTTCGCCATCGCCGGCTACCTGCTGGGCGCACTGCCCGGCGCGGTGGTCGGGCTGCTCTTCGGCTGGTTCTTCGGCTGGTTTGCCTACTGGGTCGGCTTCGGTCGCTACCGGGCCAAGCTGGTGCCCTACCTCACCCCCGGGCAGGTGCTGTGGCACTATTCCTTCCGGGTGATCTGCGGCGCGATTTTCGTGTTCCTGATCACGCCGATCCTGGTGGTGATGCCGCTCAGCTTCAACGCCGAGAACTTCTTTACCTTCACCCCCGAGATGCTGCGTTTCGATCCCGACGGCTATTCGCTGCGCCATTACCGCGACTTCCTAACCAACCCGGAATGGACCCGTGCGGTGAAGAACTCGCTGCTGATCGCGCCTGTGGCTACGATCATCTCGGTGAGCCTCGGCACGCTGGCGGCCATCGGCCTGTCGCAGAGCCATGTGCCGGGCAAGCGCGCCATCATGGCGATCCTGATCTCGCCGATGATCGTGCCGCTGATCATTTCGGCCACGGGGATGTATTTCTTCTACTCCAAGATCGGCATCGTCGGCACTTATTGGGGCGTCGTTCTGGCGCACGCGGTGCTGGGCATTCCCTTCGTCATCATCACCGTGACCGCGACGCTGGTGGGCTTCGACCGCTCGCTGACCCGGGCGGCGGCGAATATGGGGGCGGATCCGATCACCACCTTCTTCCGGGTGCAGATGCCGCTCATTCTGCCCGGCGTGATCTCGGGCGGGCTCTTCGCCTTCATCACCTCTTTCGACGAGGTGGTCGTGGTGCTGTTCATCGGCTCCGCCGAATTGCAGACGCTGCCCTGGCAGATGTTCACCGGCCTGCGCGAGCAGATCTCGCCGACGATCCTCGCCGCGGCGACGATCCTGGTCGGCATCTCGATCCTGTTGCTCGCCTCGGTCGAGATGCTGCGCCGTCGCTCCGAGCGGCTGCGCGGCCTGAGCCCGGGCTGA
- a CDS encoding L,D-transpeptidase family protein — MEMVLTPLGLRFAGRVWPCSIGRGGIRADKREGDGATPVGVHRIVGTLYRPDRVARPAPWAVPILPGDLWSDASGDPAYNTLVRAPYAPSHECMRRADPLYDIVLLTDWNWPDAVPGRGSAIFLHQWRRPGFPTEGCIAFRRDHLRQIAALAAPGTRLVVPGSLG, encoded by the coding sequence ATGGAGATGGTTCTGACGCCTCTTGGGTTGCGGTTTGCCGGGCGGGTCTGGCCCTGCTCCATCGGGCGCGGCGGCATCCGTGCCGACAAGCGCGAGGGCGACGGGGCGACGCCGGTGGGTGTGCACCGCATCGTCGGCACGCTCTACCGCCCCGACCGGGTGGCGCGGCCCGCGCCCTGGGCCGTGCCGATCCTGCCGGGCGATCTCTGGTCGGATGCTTCTGGCGATCCGGCCTATAACACGCTGGTGCGAGCGCCCTATGCGCCCAGCCACGAGTGCATGCGCCGCGCCGATCCGCTCTATGACATCGTGCTGCTGACCGACTGGAACTGGCCCGACGCCGTGCCGGGGCGCGGCTCGGCGATCTTCCTGCACCAGTGGCGGAGGCCGGGCTTTCCGACAGAGGGCTGCATCGCGTTCCGCCGCGATCACCTGCGCCAGATCGCGGCGCTTGCGGCGCCGGGGACGCGGCTTGTGGTGCCGGGGTCGCTGGGGTGA
- a CDS encoding ABC transporter permease: protein MTDATGDGSKSGPMLAADGRPLKKSLARALRMQKMRALMLIAPLLLFVLITFIAPIADMLFRSVENQIVSDTLPKTTAALADWDGEELPSDAAFEAAYYDIFLAAERKEHTRLGTRLNYEQTGASSLFRKSGRGLDDIGEVYQDQFEDLNGDWDEALPWAELMGDPDWLSEQQGWDEEGRQPGFELRDDIADLLPTASREYAIFAEFQQREENNNLLDEEPWSAVHTALYQDLVAGDMSGYSGPRAEMLQAADALVDSPDFETISFRDGFEEIDEDWLQPDIWRTIKLYSPDYTSGYFLNSIDMQLTPDGAEARPDNERIYMLLFQRTLFMSLVITFSCILLGYPVAYILSNLPMRSANLLMILVLLPFWTSLLVRTSAWKVMLQQQGVINDVLVWLGLVADDARLTMINNQFGTIVAMTHILLPFMILPMYSVMSTIPTSYVRASKSLGATNWTTFWRVYFPQSVPGIGAGSILVFILSIGYYITPEIVGGTTGTFISNRIAYHISSSLNWGLAAALGSILLAVVLILYWAYDKIVGIDNVKLG, encoded by the coding sequence ATGACCGACGCAACCGGAGATGGCAGCAAGTCCGGGCCGATGCTGGCCGCAGACGGCAGGCCGCTGAAGAAAAGCCTGGCCCGCGCCCTGCGCATGCAAAAGATGCGCGCGCTGATGCTGATCGCACCGCTGCTGCTCTTCGTGCTGATCACCTTCATCGCGCCGATCGCGGACATGCTGTTCCGCTCGGTCGAGAACCAGATCGTGTCGGACACGCTGCCCAAGACCACCGCGGCGCTCGCCGACTGGGACGGCGAAGAGCTGCCCTCTGACGCGGCGTTCGAAGCCGCCTATTACGACATTTTCCTTGCTGCCGAGCGCAAGGAGCACACCCGGCTCGGCACGCGCCTGAACTACGAGCAGACCGGTGCCTCCTCGCTTTTCCGCAAATCGGGCCGCGGGCTCGACGACATCGGCGAGGTTTATCAGGATCAGTTCGAAGACCTGAACGGCGACTGGGACGAGGCGCTGCCCTGGGCCGAACTCATGGGGGATCCCGACTGGCTTTCCGAACAGCAGGGCTGGGACGAAGAGGGCCGCCAGCCCGGGTTCGAGCTGCGCGACGATATTGCCGACCTGCTGCCCACCGCGTCACGCGAATACGCGATCTTCGCGGAATTCCAGCAGCGCGAAGAGAACAACAACCTGCTCGACGAAGAGCCCTGGTCGGCGGTGCATACCGCGCTTTATCAGGATCTTGTCGCAGGCGATATGAGCGGCTATTCCGGCCCGCGCGCCGAGATGCTTCAGGCCGCCGATGCGCTGGTCGACAGCCCGGATTTCGAGACGATTTCCTTCCGCGACGGGTTCGAAGAGATCGACGAGGACTGGCTCCAGCCTGATATCTGGCGCACCATCAAGCTTTACAGCCCCGACTATACCTCGGGCTACTTTCTGAACTCCATCGACATGCAGCTCACGCCGGACGGCGCCGAGGCTCGGCCTGACAACGAGCGCATCTATATGCTGCTGTTCCAGCGCACGCTGTTCATGTCGCTGGTGATCACCTTCAGCTGCATCCTGCTGGGATATCCGGTCGCCTACATCCTGTCGAACCTGCCGATGCGCTCGGCCAACCTGCTGATGATCCTGGTGCTGCTGCCGTTCTGGACCTCGCTGCTGGTGCGGACCTCGGCCTGGAAGGTCATGTTGCAGCAGCAGGGCGTTATCAACGATGTGCTGGTCTGGCTGGGGCTGGTGGCCGATGATGCGCGGCTGACCATGATCAACAACCAGTTCGGCACGATCGTGGCGATGACCCACATCCTGCTGCCCTTCATGATCCTGCCGATGTATTCGGTGATGTCGACGATCCCGACGTCCTATGTGCGCGCCTCGAAGTCGCTGGGCGCCACCAACTGGACGACCTTCTGGCGGGTGTATTTCCCGCAATCGGTGCCGGGCATCGGCGCGGGCTCGATCCTCGTCTTCATCCTGTCCATCGGCTACTACATCACCCCCGAGATCGTCGGCGGCACCACCGGGACGTTTATCTCGAACCGGATCGCCTATCACATCTCGTCCTCGCTCAACTGGGGGCTCGCGGCGGCGCTCGGGTCGATCCTGCTGGCGGTGGTTCTGATCCTATACTGGGCCTACGACAAGATCGTCGGCATCGACAACGTGAAGCTGGGGTAA
- a CDS encoding extracellular solute-binding protein encodes MKLTKTLLASTALTVAAGAVSAQEMADSMTLVSWGGAYQHSQDEAYAKPYLEEHPEVSISWDESSNEAVAKLRAMNEAGNITWDLVDVVASDAMRLCDEGLAMEYDPDELLAEAPDGTSAEDDFGDMIVSDCFIPQIVYSTTVGYRTDLVGDTPPTEICALFDLETYPGKRSLEKRPINNMEWALYCDGVAKDEIYDVLETPEGQDQALAKLDTIKDQVVWWSAGADTPQLLADGEVVMGSTYNGRLFSVIEEQDQPVGMLWDMQVFDLDGWIIPTGLSDEALARVKDFVYFATDTQRLADQAKYISYGPARQSSAPLVGDHEELGIAMAPHMPTDPENASNTLLYNYEFWADYRDDIDAKFQAWLAQ; translated from the coding sequence ATGAAACTGACCAAAACCCTTCTGGCATCGACGGCGCTCACCGTTGCCGCCGGCGCGGTCTCCGCTCAGGAAATGGCCGACAGCATGACGCTCGTGTCCTGGGGCGGTGCCTATCAGCACAGCCAGGACGAGGCTTATGCCAAGCCCTATCTGGAAGAGCATCCCGAAGTCAGCATCTCCTGGGATGAGAGCTCGAACGAGGCCGTGGCCAAGCTGCGCGCCATGAACGAAGCGGGCAACATCACCTGGGATCTCGTCGACGTCGTGGCCTCCGACGCCATGCGCCTGTGCGACGAAGGCCTGGCGATGGAATACGACCCCGACGAGCTGCTGGCAGAGGCGCCCGACGGCACTTCCGCCGAGGACGATTTCGGCGACATGATCGTGTCCGACTGCTTCATTCCGCAGATCGTCTACTCGACCACCGTGGGCTATCGCACCGACCTCGTGGGTGACACCCCGCCGACCGAGATCTGCGCGCTGTTCGATCTGGAAACCTATCCGGGCAAGCGGTCGCTTGAGAAGCGCCCGATCAACAACATGGAATGGGCGCTCTACTGCGACGGCGTTGCCAAGGACGAGATCTACGACGTTCTGGAAACCCCGGAAGGTCAGGACCAGGCACTCGCCAAGCTCGACACCATCAAGGACCAGGTGGTCTGGTGGTCGGCCGGCGCCGACACGCCGCAGCTTCTGGCCGACGGCGAAGTCGTGATGGGCTCCACCTATAACGGTCGCCTGTTCTCGGTGATCGAAGAGCAGGACCAGCCGGTGGGCATGCTCTGGGACATGCAGGTGTTCGACCTCGACGGCTGGATCATCCCGACCGGTCTCTCGGACGAGGCGCTGGCCCGCGTGAAGGACTTCGTCTACTTCGCCACCGACACCCAGCGTCTGGCGGATCAGGCCAAGTACATCTCCTACGGCCCGGCACGTCAGTCCTCGGCGCCGCTGGTTGGCGATCATGAAGAGCTTGGCATCGCCATGGCTCCGCACATGCCGACCGATCCGGAGAACGCTTCGAACACGCTGCTCTACAACTACGAGTTCTGGGCCGACTATCGCGACGACATCGACGCGAAATTCCAGGCCTGGCTGGCTCAATAA
- the argE gene encoding acetylornithine deacetylase: protein MLKETEALLAELISFPTVSSDSNLDMMAWMANRLEHHGARVELFADASGAKANMFATIGPDVPGGVVLSGHSDVVPVTDQVWHSNPFQLTERNDRLHGRGACDMKGFIAAAVAMADPLAETPLKRPVHLCFTHDEEVGCMGARALVPELEKRGYAPRMAIVGEPTDMRIIEGHKGCCEYTCRFHGLEGHGSAPERGVNAVEYAVRYVTRLMALAEQLKTRVPANSRFDPPWTTVNVGRLYGGVAHNVIPGFAEVDWEMRPVQASDAGFVKEALHAYVETELLPAMRKVNPAARIETQVIGEVAGLEPLPENAARDLVAQLTGNDACDVVPFGTEAGLFQEMGMSVVVCGPGSIKEAHKPDEYVSRDQLSQCLTMLEGVARSIAA from the coding sequence ATGCTGAAAGAGACCGAAGCCCTTCTGGCCGAACTCATCTCCTTCCCCACCGTGTCGAGCGACAGCAATCTCGACATGATGGCGTGGATGGCCAACCGGCTTGAACATCACGGCGCTCGGGTGGAGCTGTTTGCCGACGCCAGCGGCGCCAAGGCCAACATGTTCGCCACCATCGGCCCGGACGTGCCGGGCGGCGTGGTGCTGTCGGGCCATTCCGACGTGGTGCCGGTCACCGATCAGGTCTGGCATTCCAACCCGTTCCAGCTCACCGAGCGCAACGACCGGCTGCACGGGCGCGGCGCCTGCGACATGAAGGGCTTCATCGCCGCCGCCGTCGCCATGGCCGACCCGCTGGCCGAAACCCCGCTGAAGCGTCCGGTGCATCTGTGCTTCACCCATGACGAGGAAGTGGGCTGCATGGGCGCGCGCGCGCTGGTGCCCGAGCTGGAAAAGCGCGGCTACGCGCCCCGTATGGCCATTGTCGGCGAGCCCACGGACATGCGCATCATCGAGGGCCACAAGGGCTGCTGCGAATATACCTGCCGCTTTCACGGGCTGGAGGGCCACGGCTCGGCGCCCGAGCGCGGGGTGAACGCGGTGGAATACGCGGTGCGCTATGTCACCCGGCTGATGGCGCTGGCCGAGCAGCTGAAAACCCGCGTGCCGGCGAATTCGCGCTTCGATCCGCCCTGGACCACGGTCAATGTCGGGCGGCTCTATGGCGGTGTCGCGCATAACGTGATCCCCGGCTTTGCCGAGGTCGACTGGGAAATGCGCCCGGTGCAGGCCTCTGACGCCGGTTTCGTCAAGGAGGCGCTGCACGCCTATGTCGAGACCGAACTGCTGCCCGCCATGCGCAAGGTGAACCCCGCCGCCCGCATCGAAACCCAGGTGATCGGCGAGGTCGCCGGGCTGGAACCGCTGCCCGAGAACGCCGCCCGCGATCTGGTGGCGCAGCTCACCGGCAACGATGCCTGCGACGTGGTGCCCTTCGGCACCGAGGCGGGACTCTTCCAGGAGATGGGCATGTCGGTCGTGGTCTGCGGCCCCGGCTCGATCAAGGAGGCGCACAAGCCCGACGAATACGTCTCGCGCGATCAGCTCTCGCAATGCCTGACCATGCTGGAGGGCGTGGCGCGGAGCATCGCCGCGTGA
- a CDS encoding ABC transporter ATP-binding protein: MPDTGTSDAFVAFERVQKSYDGETLVVKDLNLTMPKGEFLTMLGPSGSGKTTCLMMLAGFETATHGEIKLDGVSINNIPPHKRGIGMVFQNYALFPHMTIAENLSFPLEVRKIGKSDREAKVKRALDMVEMGDFGGRRPAQLSGGQQQRVALARALVFEPELVLMDEPLGALDKQLREKMQFEITDLAHKLGITVVYVTHDQTEALTMSDRVAVFNDGRIQQLAPPDELYEAPQNSFVAQFIGENNTLEGVITEIKGNTCTVKLDGGEMIDAQPVNVTKVGERTRVSIRPERVEVNKDRLQEGAHTLKAKVLEFIYMGDIFRTRLSVAGNDEFVIKTRNAPDQVRLKPGEEIEIGWLPEDCRALDAF; this comes from the coding sequence TTGCCAGATACCGGGACAAGCGACGCATTCGTTGCCTTTGAGCGCGTTCAGAAAAGCTATGACGGCGAGACACTCGTCGTTAAGGATCTGAACCTTACCATGCCCAAGGGCGAGTTCCTGACCATGCTGGGGCCGTCCGGATCGGGCAAGACCACCTGCCTCATGATGCTTGCGGGGTTCGAGACCGCGACCCATGGCGAGATCAAGCTCGACGGGGTCAGCATCAACAACATCCCGCCCCACAAGCGCGGCATCGGGATGGTCTTTCAGAATTACGCGCTGTTCCCCCACATGACGATCGCCGAGAACCTTTCGTTCCCGCTTGAGGTGCGCAAGATCGGCAAGTCCGACCGCGAGGCCAAGGTCAAGCGGGCGCTGGATATGGTCGAGATGGGCGATTTCGGCGGTCGCCGCCCGGCGCAGCTCTCGGGCGGTCAGCAGCAGCGGGTCGCTCTGGCCCGTGCGCTGGTCTTCGAGCCCGAGCTGGTGCTGATGGACGAACCGCTCGGCGCGCTCGACAAGCAGCTGCGCGAGAAGATGCAGTTCGAAATCACCGATCTGGCGCACAAGCTGGGCATCACCGTGGTTTACGTGACGCACGACCAGACCGAGGCGCTGACCATGTCTGACCGCGTCGCCGTGTTCAACGACGGTCGCATTCAGCAGCTCGCGCCGCCGGATGAGCTTTACGAGGCGCCGCAGAACAGCTTCGTGGCGCAGTTCATCGGCGAGAACAACACGCTTGAGGGCGTGATCACCGAGATCAAGGGCAACACCTGCACCGTCAAGCTGGACGGTGGCGAGATGATCGATGCGCAGCCGGTGAACGTCACCAAGGTGGGTGAACGCACCCGTGTCTCGATCCGGCCCGAACGGGTCGAGGTCAATAAGGATCGCCTCCAGGAGGGTGCCCATACGCTCAAGGCCAAGGTGCTCGAGTTCATCTATATGGGTGACATCTTCCGCACACGTCTGAGTGTTGCCGGCAATGACGAGTTCGTCATCAAGACGCGGAACGCCCCCGACCAGGTGCGGCTGAAGCCGGGCGAAGAGATCGAGATCGGCTGGCTTCCCGAGGATTGCCGGGCGCTCGACGCGTTTTAG
- a CDS encoding GntR family transcriptional regulator, with protein sequence MSGAARRFQRLHAELRARICLLDYPPGTLLSETALAQEFGTSRTPLRRVLARLEDEGLVESRHGVGTLVTDVEIGEMAQVYALRLELAQLAGTLDPLPVTPEMLDEIAGFVTRGEALLAAPEPRGFAQLNMEYHSFGLSLTGNAALREMTERLYFRTARIWLKSIPHMDLADECAIFLSELRETQTALRAGDTQAAALIRRAHISMSVRRMSG encoded by the coding sequence GTGAGCGGCGCGGCGCGGCGGTTCCAGCGTCTGCACGCGGAACTGCGCGCCCGCATCTGCCTGCTCGATTATCCGCCGGGCACGCTTCTGTCGGAAACCGCGCTGGCACAGGAATTCGGCACCTCGCGCACACCGCTGCGCCGGGTGCTGGCGCGGCTCGAGGACGAGGGGCTGGTCGAAAGTCGCCACGGCGTCGGCACGCTGGTGACCGATGTCGAGATCGGCGAGATGGCGCAGGTCTATGCGCTGCGGCTGGAGCTGGCGCAGCTCGCCGGCACGCTCGACCCGCTGCCGGTGACGCCGGAGATGCTGGATGAGATCGCGGGCTTCGTCACCCGGGGCGAGGCGCTGCTGGCCGCGCCGGAGCCGCGCGGCTTTGCCCAGCTCAATATGGAATATCACAGCTTCGGCCTCTCGCTCACCGGCAACGCGGCGCTGCGCGAGATGACCGAACGGCTCTATTTCCGCACCGCGCGGATCTGGCTGAAATCCATCCCGCATATGGATCTGGCCGACGAATGCGCAATCTTTCTCAGCGAGCTGCGCGAGACACAGACGGCGCTGCGTGCCGGCGACACTCAAGCCGCCGCCCTCATCCGCCGTGCCCATATCTCGATGAGCGTGCGTCGAATGAGCGGCTAG
- a CDS encoding response regulator transcription factor, producing the protein MPQIKNILLVDDDDDLREALAEQLVMTEDFEVFEAENGASAMSRVKEQNYELIILDVGLPDTDGRELCRLMRKQGVKAPIIMLTGHDTDADTILGLDAGANDYVTKPFKFPVLLARIRAQLRQHEQSEDAVFTVGPYTFRPSMKLLVTEDDRKIRLTEKETNILKFLYRATEGVVARDVLLHEVWGYNAGVTTHTLETHIYRLRQKIEPDPSNARILVTESGGYRLVA; encoded by the coding sequence ATGCCTCAGATCAAGAACATCCTTCTGGTGGACGACGATGACGACCTGCGCGAGGCGCTGGCCGAGCAACTGGTGATGACCGAGGATTTCGAGGTCTTCGAGGCCGAGAACGGCGCCTCGGCCATGTCGCGGGTGAAAGAACAGAATTACGAGCTGATCATTCTCGATGTGGGCCTGCCCGACACGGACGGGCGCGAGCTCTGCCGGCTGATGCGCAAGCAGGGCGTCAAGGCGCCGATCATCATGCTGACCGGCCATGACACCGATGCCGACACGATCCTCGGGCTCGACGCCGGCGCCAACGATTACGTCACCAAGCCCTTCAAGTTCCCGGTGTTGCTCGCCCGGATCCGCGCCCAGCTGCGCCAGCACGAGCAATCCGAAGACGCGGTCTTTACCGTCGGCCCCTACACGTTCCGCCCGTCGATGAAGCTGCTGGTGACCGAGGACGATCGCAAGATCCGCCTCACCGAGAAGGAAACCAATATCCTCAAGTTCCTCTACCGCGCCACCGAGGGCGTGGTGGCGCGCGACGTGCTGCTGCATGAGGTCTGGGGCTACAATGCCGGGGTGACCACCCACACGCTCGAGACGCATATCTACCGCCTGCGCCAGAAAATCGAGCCCGATCCGTCAAATGCCCGCATTCTCGTCACGGAATCGGGGGGATATCGGCTCGTCGCCTGA
- the ribA gene encoding GTP cyclohydrolase II, with product MPLAPNLMEILARARADLRMGVPVVLSGEGGQGALVLAAETATEDRLALLRAAEGDLDLVLTARRAATLKARVYDGDLARVALPRDADLGWVRNIADPADDLSMPMKGPLKERRGGDVALHRLAIGLAKSARLLPAALVLPLEAPMGVAMRENLTLVDGVAAAPSMLLLSNLDHVVSARVPLETTENARLHIYRPADGSEEHYAVEVGRPDRHKPVLARLHSACFTGDVLGSLKCDCGPQLHAALARMGEEGAGVLLYLNQEGRGIGLANKMRAYALQDQGFDTVQANHRLGFEDDERDFRLGAEILRRMGFNAVRLLTNNPNKLAMMERSGIAVAERVPLKVGKTAFNAHYLATKAAKSGHLL from the coding sequence ATGCCCCTTGCGCCCAACCTGATGGAGATCCTTGCCCGTGCCCGCGCCGATCTGCGCATGGGCGTGCCGGTGGTGCTGTCGGGCGAGGGCGGGCAGGGCGCGCTGGTGCTCGCCGCCGAGACCGCGACGGAGGACCGGCTGGCGCTGCTGCGCGCGGCGGAGGGCGATCTCGATCTGGTGCTGACCGCGCGGCGGGCGGCGACGCTGAAGGCACGGGTTTATGACGGCGATCTGGCGCGTGTGGCGCTGCCGCGCGATGCCGATCTTGGCTGGGTGCGCAATATCGCCGACCCGGCGGACGATCTGTCGATGCCGATGAAGGGCCCGCTGAAGGAGCGGCGCGGCGGCGATGTGGCGCTGCACCGGCTGGCCATCGGGCTGGCGAAATCGGCGCGGCTGCTGCCGGCGGCGCTTGTGCTGCCGCTGGAGGCGCCGATGGGCGTCGCCATGCGCGAGAACCTGACGCTGGTCGACGGGGTTGCGGCGGCGCCCTCGATGCTTCTCTTGTCCAATCTCGATCATGTGGTCTCGGCCCGGGTGCCGCTGGAGACGACCGAGAACGCACGCCTGCACATCTACCGCCCGGCGGACGGCTCCGAGGAACATTACGCCGTCGAGGTGGGCCGCCCGGACCGTCACAAGCCGGTGCTGGCGCGGCTGCATTCGGCCTGTTTCACCGGCGATGTGCTGGGCTCGCTGAAATGCGATTGCGGCCCACAACTGCATGCGGCGCTGGCGCGGATGGGCGAGGAGGGCGCGGGCGTGCTGCTCTATCTCAACCAGGAAGGGCGGGGGATCGGGCTCGCCAACAAGATGCGCGCCTATGCGTTGCAGGATCAGGGCTTTGACACGGTGCAGGCCAATCACCGGCTGGGCTTCGAGGACGATGAGCGGGATTTCCGGCTGGGGGCCGAGATCCTGCGGCGGATGGGGTTCAATGCGGTGCGGCTGCTGACCAACAACCCCAACAAGCTCGCGATGATGGAGCGTTCGGGCATTGCTGTGGCTGAGCGGGTCCCGCTGAAGGTGGGAAAGACCGCGTTCAACGCGCATTACCTCGCCACCAAGGCGGCGAAATCGGGGCATCTGCTGTAG